The following are from one region of the Lineus longissimus chromosome 19, tnLinLong1.2, whole genome shotgun sequence genome:
- the LOC135503295 gene encoding glycine receptor subunit alpha-2-like isoform X1 has protein sequence MTTSIGDYILLVLINMVHLLVLAEAFGIRNKAYLNRTLPIPDGRIPTTAWFEDILLDGYEKRDPPSEFQDHPVMVKLGIYLNSFDAISEQSMDYSINIYLREEWNDPRLKFTPFPGKGKQVLKLADYMWDKLWVPDVFFRNEKQAQFHYVTRPNRLMRLYEDGTVYYASKITTTLACPMKLHKYPLDTQICPLQIESFGYTSDVLLYKWREKTVEREDELILPQFDLINYILVDCSQNYSTGYYPCLQIDFILKRSIGYYMIQIYIPSVMIVILSWVAFWISIDAIPARVTIGLLTVLTMTTQSAGARQQLPRVSYIKALDVWMSVCLVFVFSSLLEFAVVNVFSRKEIRRYMRHLHPMDDEKAISERCSERVSHNKMVRMMGDSGGGQRGGMPMMRDNEARARANMIDKLSRKLFPLAFVVFNVVYWVSYILW, from the exons ATGACAACCAGCATAGGAGATTACATACTCCTCGTGCTGATAAACATGGTCCACTTATTGGTGCTAGCCGAAGCTTTCGGGATACGGAATAAAGCTTATCTTAACCGGACGTTACCGATACCAGATGGAAG AATACCTACAACGGCTTGGTTCGAAGACATTCTCTTAGACGGGTACGAAAAAAGAGATCCTCCCTCAGAATTCCAAG atcatCCAGTTATGGTCAAACTAGGGATATATCTCAATAGCTTTGATGCCATCAGCGAACAGTCCATG GATTATTCCATCAATATATACCTTCGTGAAGAGTGGAACGACCCGCGCCTCAAATTTACACCATTCCCCGGGAAAGGAAAACAAGTGTTAAAGCTTGCCGACTACATGTGGGACAAACTCTGGGTCCCCGATGTGTTCTTCAGAAACGAAAAGCAGGCTCAGTTCCACTACGTCACGAGGCCGAATCGATTGATGAGGCTTTACGAGGATGGCACGGTATACTATGCATCAAA aatAACGACAACATTGGCGTGTCCGATGAAGTTACATAAATATCCGCTTGATACACAGATATGTCCGCTACAGATCGAAAGTT TTGGTTACACGTCAGATGTTCTCTTATACAAGTGGCGAGAGAAGACCGTCGAAAGAGAAGACGAGTTAATTCTTCCGCAGTTCGACCTGATAAATTATATATTAGTGGATTGTTCCCAGAATTATTCCACTG GTTACTACCCCTGCCTTCAAATAGACTTCATCCTCAAGCGCAGTATAGGCTACTACATGATTCAAATCTACATCCCGAGTGTGATGATTGTCATCCTATCCTGGGTGGCCTTCTGGATAAGTATAGATGCCATCCCAGCCAGAGTCACCATAGGCCTGCTTACCGTCCTGACAATGACCACCCAGAGTGCTGGAGCGAGACAGCAGCTTCCCAG GGTCTCTTACATAAAAGCTTTAGACGTTTGGATGTCCGTTTGTCTCGTCTTCGTGTTTTCCTCCCTACTCGAATTCGCTGTGGTCAATGTCTTCTCCCGGAAGGAGATCAGGCGGTACATGAGACACCTGCACCCCATGGATGACGAGAAGGCCATCTCGGAGAGATGCTCCGAAAGAGTAAGTCATAACAAAATG GTTCGTATGATGGGAGATAGTGGAGGTGGACAACGTGGGGGTATGCCGATGATGAGAGACAATGAGGCCCGCGCAAGGGCAAACATGATTGACAAACTGTCTAGAAAGCTTTTTCCGCTTGCCTTTGTAGTGTTCAATGTCGTGTATTGGGTGTCGTATATTTTGTGGTGA
- the LOC135503295 gene encoding glycine receptor subunit alpha-2-like isoform X2, whose protein sequence is MTTSIGDYILLVLINMVHLLVLAEAFGIRNKAYLNRTLPIPDGRIPTTAWFEDILLDGYEKRDPPSEFQDHPVMVKLGIYLNSFDAISEQSMDYSINIYLREEWNDPRLKFTPFPGKGKQVLKLADYMWDKLWVPDVFFRNEKQAQFHYVTRPNRLMRLYEDGTVYYASKITTTLACPMKLHKYPLDTQICPLQIESFGYTSDVLLYKWREKTVEMEDELILPQFKLIKYILVDCSQNYSTGYYPCLQIDFILKRSIGYYMIQIYIPSVMIVILSWVAFWISIDAIPARVTIGLLTVLTMTTQSAGARQQLPRVSYIKALDVWMSVCLVFVFSSLLEFAVVNVFSRKEIRRYMRHLHPMDDEKAISERCSERVSHNKMVRMMGDSGGGQRGGMPMMRDNEARARANMIDKLSRKLFPLAFVVFNVVYWVSYILW, encoded by the exons ATGACAACCAGCATAGGAGATTACATACTCCTCGTGCTGATAAACATGGTCCACTTATTGGTGCTAGCCGAAGCTTTCGGGATACGGAATAAAGCTTATCTTAACCGGACGTTACCGATACCAGATGGAAG AATACCTACAACGGCTTGGTTCGAAGACATTCTCTTAGACGGGTACGAAAAAAGAGATCCTCCCTCAGAATTCCAAG atcatCCAGTTATGGTCAAACTAGGGATATATCTCAATAGCTTTGATGCCATCAGCGAACAGTCCATG GATTATTCCATCAATATATACCTTCGTGAAGAGTGGAACGACCCGCGCCTCAAATTTACACCATTCCCCGGGAAAGGAAAACAAGTGTTAAAGCTTGCCGACTACATGTGGGACAAACTCTGGGTCCCCGATGTGTTCTTCAGAAACGAAAAGCAGGCTCAGTTCCACTACGTCACGAGGCCGAATCGATTGATGAGGCTTTACGAGGATGGCACGGTATACTATGCATCAAA aatAACGACAACATTGGCGTGTCCGATGAAGTTACATAAATATCCGCTTGATACACAGATATGTCCGCTACAGATCGAAAGTT TTGGGTATACCTCCGATGTCCTCTTGTACAAATGGCGCGAGAAAACAGTCGAAATGGAAGATGAGCTTATTCTTCCACAGTTCAAGTTGATCAAGTATATATTGGTGGATTGTTCGCAAAATTATTCTACTG GTTACTACCCCTGCCTTCAAATAGACTTCATCCTCAAGCGCAGTATAGGCTACTACATGATTCAAATCTACATCCCGAGTGTGATGATTGTCATCCTATCCTGGGTGGCCTTCTGGATAAGTATAGATGCCATCCCAGCCAGAGTCACCATAGGCCTGCTTACCGTCCTGACAATGACCACCCAGAGTGCTGGAGCGAGACAGCAGCTTCCCAG GGTCTCTTACATAAAAGCTTTAGACGTTTGGATGTCCGTTTGTCTCGTCTTCGTGTTTTCCTCCCTACTCGAATTCGCTGTGGTCAATGTCTTCTCCCGGAAGGAGATCAGGCGGTACATGAGACACCTGCACCCCATGGATGACGAGAAGGCCATCTCGGAGAGATGCTCCGAAAGAGTAAGTCATAACAAAATG GTTCGTATGATGGGAGATAGTGGAGGTGGACAACGTGGGGGTATGCCGATGATGAGAGACAATGAGGCCCGCGCAAGGGCAAACATGATTGACAAACTGTCTAGAAAGCTTTTTCCGCTTGCCTTTGTAGTGTTCAATGTCGTGTATTGGGTGTCGTATATTTTGTGGTGA
- the LOC135503295 gene encoding glycine receptor subunit alphaZ1-like isoform X3, translated as MTTSIGDYILLVLINMVHLLVLAEAFGIRNKAYLNRTLPIPDGRIPTTAWFEDILLDGYEKRDPPSEFQDHPVMVKLGIYLNSFDAISEQSMDYSINIYLREEWNDPRLKFTPFPGKGKQVLKLADYMWDKLWVPDVFFRNEKQAQFHYVTRPNRLMRLYEDGTVYYASKITTTLACPMKLHKYPLDTQICPLQIESFGYTSDVLLYKWREKTVEREDELILPQFDLINYILVDCSQNYSTGYYPCLQIDFILKRSIGYYMIQIYIPSVMIVILSWVAFWISIDAIPARVTIGLLTVLTMTTQSAGARQQLPRVSYIKALDVWMSVCLVFVFSSLLEFAVVNVFSRKEIRRYMRHLHPMDDEKAISERCSERVRMMGDSGGGQRGGMPMMRDNEARARANMIDKLSRKLFPLAFVVFNVVYWVSYILW; from the exons ATGACAACCAGCATAGGAGATTACATACTCCTCGTGCTGATAAACATGGTCCACTTATTGGTGCTAGCCGAAGCTTTCGGGATACGGAATAAAGCTTATCTTAACCGGACGTTACCGATACCAGATGGAAG AATACCTACAACGGCTTGGTTCGAAGACATTCTCTTAGACGGGTACGAAAAAAGAGATCCTCCCTCAGAATTCCAAG atcatCCAGTTATGGTCAAACTAGGGATATATCTCAATAGCTTTGATGCCATCAGCGAACAGTCCATG GATTATTCCATCAATATATACCTTCGTGAAGAGTGGAACGACCCGCGCCTCAAATTTACACCATTCCCCGGGAAAGGAAAACAAGTGTTAAAGCTTGCCGACTACATGTGGGACAAACTCTGGGTCCCCGATGTGTTCTTCAGAAACGAAAAGCAGGCTCAGTTCCACTACGTCACGAGGCCGAATCGATTGATGAGGCTTTACGAGGATGGCACGGTATACTATGCATCAAA aatAACGACAACATTGGCGTGTCCGATGAAGTTACATAAATATCCGCTTGATACACAGATATGTCCGCTACAGATCGAAAGTT TTGGTTACACGTCAGATGTTCTCTTATACAAGTGGCGAGAGAAGACCGTCGAAAGAGAAGACGAGTTAATTCTTCCGCAGTTCGACCTGATAAATTATATATTAGTGGATTGTTCCCAGAATTATTCCACTG GTTACTACCCCTGCCTTCAAATAGACTTCATCCTCAAGCGCAGTATAGGCTACTACATGATTCAAATCTACATCCCGAGTGTGATGATTGTCATCCTATCCTGGGTGGCCTTCTGGATAAGTATAGATGCCATCCCAGCCAGAGTCACCATAGGCCTGCTTACCGTCCTGACAATGACCACCCAGAGTGCTGGAGCGAGACAGCAGCTTCCCAG GGTCTCTTACATAAAAGCTTTAGACGTTTGGATGTCCGTTTGTCTCGTCTTCGTGTTTTCCTCCCTACTCGAATTCGCTGTGGTCAATGTCTTCTCCCGGAAGGAGATCAGGCGGTACATGAGACACCTGCACCCCATGGATGACGAGAAGGCCATCTCGGAGAGATGCTCCGAAAGA GTTCGTATGATGGGAGATAGTGGAGGTGGACAACGTGGGGGTATGCCGATGATGAGAGACAATGAGGCCCGCGCAAGGGCAAACATGATTGACAAACTGTCTAGAAAGCTTTTTCCGCTTGCCTTTGTAGTGTTCAATGTCGTGTATTGGGTGTCGTATATTTTGTGGTGA